CTCCCCCTGGTCCACCAGCAGACCGGCCAGGTTGGCCAGCAGATAGGGGACCTGGGGATTCTCGGGTCCGAGCGCTTTCTCGGAGATGGAGATCGCCCGCTCGTAATGGGCCAGGGCTTCCTCGCGATGGCCTTGTCTGTAATGCATCAGCCCGAGGTTGTTCAGCGCGATGGCGACATCGGGATGCGCCCGTCCAAGCGCCCTCTCGGCGAGGAGCAACGCTTGTTGGAAATGCGCCTGGGCTTCCGGGTACTGGCCCTGCTCGTCGAGCACGTGGCCGAGGTTGTTGAGGATGACGCCGCGGGTATTGGGGTTGCCCCCGCCCGGTGCCTTGTCGGCGATGGCGAGTGCCCGCCGGTGATACGCCAGGGCCGCTTCCAACTCGCCCTGGGCGCTGAGTGCCGTGCCGAGGTTGTTCAGGGGGCGGATGGCCTCGAGGTGCTCCGGGCCGTAGGTCTTCTCGACGAGCTCGAGCCCTTGTTGGAAGGCGGTGCGGGCCGCCGTGTAGTCGCCCTGGGCCATGAGCACGTGGCCCACGCTGCTCAGGTAGGTGACGAGCGCCGGGTGGTTCTCTCCGAGCCGCCTGCGCATGAGGGCGAGCGCCTGCCACTGATGCTCCAAGGCTCCCGCGAGGTCTCCCTGCTCCATGAGGGCATTGCCGATCAGCGATAGGCTCGTGACCTCCTGCGGGCTCCCGCTGCCTCGCACCCGCGCCAGGGCCTGCCGGCTGTAGCGCAGCGAGCGCTCGAGGTCCGGCAGGTAGAGGTAGGCCCTCGCGAGCACCAGCTCGAGCGACTCCACGTTGCGCTCCTGCTCCAGCACGTGCTCGGCGGATTTCTCGAAGAAGCGCGCCGCCAGGGCGTACTGCTCCTGCTCATGGAAGTGCAGCCCCAGCGCGAACTGGATGAGCTGGAAGGGCTCGGTGGCGCGCAGGGCGGGGAGATCCAGGTGCCCCAGGCTGGGCAGCTCCAGGGCGCGTTTGCTGCTGCGGCGGAAGCTGCGCTCCGCGCTGTACAGCGTTGCCCGGGGTTGCACCGTGTAGGGAGTGGAGGCCGGGCCGTTGAAGGCCTTGCCCCAGAGGATGACGTTCGCGCCGAGGGCCTGGGCCACGCGCTCGGCCCGCTCGTGGGTGTCCAGCGTGCAGCTCAGGCGGTGGAGCTCCAACGAGCCCTCGGGCACCTCGAGGTCCACCTCCTTCGGGTTGCGCAGCTCCTCCTCCTGGAAGCGCTCGAGGGCCTGGGCCACCTGCTCCGACACGGTCCGCGAGAAGTCCGGCTGCTGGGGCGAGGAGCCCTGGAAGCCGGCCACCAGCAGGTGCGTGGCCCCGGGATTCTTGAAGGGGCTCGGGCCGAGGTCCTCGCCGCACAGGCCCTCGGCCCCGGACCAGGGGCTCCAGGCGAGCACGCCGGCTCCCGCCGCCAGGGCGAGCACCGCCAGCCCCGCGGCCACGGGGGCCTTCCGGGGTGGACGTGGCAGCTCGAGCCCCTGCTCCAGGAAGTCCGCGAGGACGATCGCCGCCGTGCGCGAGGCGTACTCGTGGAAGTGGTCGTCCTTGAGCTCATCGCCGAAGTCGGAGATGCCCCGGATGACCAGCCAGGGGATGCCGTTGCGCTCGCAGGCCGCCATGAGGCCGGCCGCCTCCATCTCGCCCACCTCGGTCCTGCCGTCCAGCGAGCGGATCTCCAACAACTTGCCCGGGTCGCGCAGCAGCTTCTCGCCACTGGCGATCGTCGCCGCCTTCACGGTCATCCGCGAGGCGACGTGCTCGCTGAAGAGCTTCTCGCGTCCCTCGGACGGCCGGGGGACGCTCCAGCCGCGCGCCTGGAAGCGCGTGTCGAGGCGCTGCGCCTCCGGCCGGTAGTGCACCACGTTCTGGTGCATGCCATGAGACGTCGTCCGGATCTCCGGGCGTGGCTCCGTGCGGCTGCCGCCCTCGGGGGTGCGCACGAGGGCGGCGGACTCGTAGGCCACCACGCGCTCGGAGAGGACGACTTCACCGATGCGGACCTTGCCGCGGATTCCCGCCGCGATGCCCACGAGCAGCACGGCCCGGGGGGCGTAGCGGGAGATGACCTCCTGCACCGCGGCGGCGGAGTTGTTGTTGCCCGCCCTGCCGATGCACGTGAGCAGCACCTCGTGGTCACGCCCCGCGAGCGTGGAGTGGACCGGGCCCCGGTAGGAGATGGTGCCTGTCTCATCCGTCTCGCGTGCGGCCGCTACCTCGGAGAGGCCCAGCGCCTGACGGACGGCGTAGAGCTCGGGAGGGATGACCGTCAGGATGGCGATGTCGACGGGAGGGCGGGCGAACCGTCGGAGGAGTCGAGGCCAGGCCATGGAGTGGTTCCACTGTAGCGCGCCTGGCTGACCGCACCGAGGGGGCGCTCAGAAACCGCCGGCGACGTTGATCTCCGTGCCGTCGCGAGCCACCACCTTCAGCGTGCTGAAGCCCCACACACCGCTGGTCCGCACGCCCTTCACATGGAGCGTACCGTCCTGCGTGCTGCCGGAGAGCCCGATCTCCATGATGGCGACGCCGTCATAGCCCTTCGACTGCATCTTCCCCGAGAAGAAGAAGTTGGCGCTCACGGGGGCACCGAGCGCCTTGTTCACCCGGGCGTTGCGGGTGGCGCGTGCGACGGCGTCTTCATACGGGCTCTCGCTGCGCATGTAGAGGAACGCGAGGAGCCCGCTGCCACCACACAGCAAGGGCACTCCCACCAGGGCCACGAGCCCCCACTTCATCCAACCTGGGGTCCCACTCTCTTCATGGGCGGCCATGGGCGCGCCTCTTCTCCTCGTCACCATGTCCGCAGTGTAGCCGGACCCACGCGTTGACAGGGGGGTGAACCCTTCATGAAGATGGCTCGATGGGCGCTGCGTGTGGGGCTGTCGAATGTCCGCGGGCCGAGGGGGGATGATGAAGACGGGGAGTACAGGAAGGCCTCGGGCCCGGGTTTTTCAGCGCGTGGCGCGTTACTGCGTGCTGCTCGGGGCGCTCTCGGGACTGGCGGGCTGCAAGAAGCCGAAGACCGGCGAGAACCCAGGCGGGCAGACCGGACAGGCCGCTGAAACAACTCCTCCCAGCCTCGAGCCCATCTCGCTCGAAATCAACGGCTTCAACTACACCGATCTGTACATCGACAACTTCTCGGTGAACGGCAATAGCGGTGGAAACCTCTACGTCAGTTCGCCGACCTCGGGAGGTGGGGGAGCACGTGTTGCGCGAGCTGGTTTCGGAACATGACAGTGCCTATGCGGTTGGAGATCACGTGGACACGTGACCGGAAGCGCTGGTGCACGAAGGAGGTGCACACCACCGGTCCAACACCCGCCAATCCCCACCATCTGGCGGTTCATTTCTTCCCTGATGGGCACATCGAGGCCGCGCTCTCGGAAGACCTGCCGGAACCGAAGCTCCGGCTGGAACGCGCCAGTCCGACCGAGCGCAAGAAGTCGGGTAACACCGTGTCAGACGAGCAAGTCGCCAGGTGCCAGGATGCCTACCCCTACTGACCAGAAGATGCAGGTGCTGTCGAGTCTGGGCAAGTCCGCCTCGCTCTCGGATGTGCGCACCGACTTGACCACGCCAGTGCCCGCCCCGAGGAGCACTGTCACCCAAGCTCCGCCCACTCCGGAGGGACTTCATGTGTCCTTCTTCTTCGACGGCACGGGCAACAATCTGGAAGCGGATTTCGCTACCGGAGAGCACAGCAACGTGGCGCGGCTGTACCGGTTGCACCACGAGAACGACTCTCGGGGAGTCATCCGCTACTACATCCCGGGTATCGGTACGTATTTCAAGGACATCGGCGACCCTGGCGACGAGCTGCGGGGAAACGTTGCTGGCGGTAAGGGGGAAGCTCGCCTCCAGTGGGCGATGAAGCGGCTGGACGAGTGCATCTCGCGGAGCAATGGCCGGAAGCTCCACCTGGCCTTGTTCGGATTCTCACGTGGTGCCGCGTTGGCGCGCGCCTTCGCCGTGCGTATCGCCCAGCGCTGCCTGCGGACGAACGATGACAGCTGGCTCATCTCGCTCGGCCAGCGTGCGTACCCCATCCGCCTGTACTTCATGGGTCTGTTCGACACCGTGGCCTCGGTCGGTATGCCGTTGAGCATGAACAACGTGCTGTCCGTCGTGGCTGGCCTGGGGATGTCTCGCTTCGAGATGATGGACCGCAGCCATTCCGATCTCATCCACCTCGCTTTTGGCAACGGGCCGGGCGCGGATCCGGCACCGGGGTGGATCGATGGCCATATGGCCTGGGCGAATGAGCTCCGCATCCCCGACATGGTGGAGGATTGTCTCCACATGGTGGCCGCTCATGAAGTCCGCAATTCCTTCCCGGTGGATAGCCTCCTCCAGGGCTTGCGCTACGCCCCCAATTGTCGCGAGATGCTCTACCCCGGAGTCCACTCGAATGTGGGAGGTGGCTATCGCCCAGGTGAAGGGGCGCGAAGCCGGACGAATGGCGCGCTCCTGAGCATGATTCCCCTGCGGACGATGCGTCATGAGGCGCTCCGGGCCGGAGTACCCCTGCGGACGGATAGCTCCAACAACGCGGAGTTCGCGGAGGACTCCGGCAGCAAGGATGCCTTCGAGCTGCTTTGCCAGCGGTTCTCCGGCTACATGAGCGCCGTCGCTTCAGGCCGCCAGCCATTGGGCTCCCTGGTGCTGTCCCACATGGAGCTGTATTACCAGTGGCGCTTCCACAGGATCGCCCGCGACAAGAAAGACAGAAAGGCCGGTCGCCCGACGAAGGATGAAGCCCTGCTCCGAGAGTTCCAGGGAGTGTGGAAGAAAGAGAAGGCCATCCTGGCGAAGCAGACGGAGGAACGGAGGCGCAAGTTCGCCGTCGATGTCGCCCACGTTAGTAGGCTCAAGATGTCGCATGGTGCGGCGAACAAGCAGACGGCCATCCAGAACGCGATGGCGGACCAGGCCCTCTCCGGGGACATGTACTTCTCCATGAAGGCTCGCCTGGACACGATGCCGAGCTCGGATGGCTCGTTCCTGGACACCCTGGAGCTGTACGACGACCAACTCATGGCCGACGTCCAGGCCATCCAGAATTGGGCGAAGAGATATGGGAGGCAGAAGCTGCGGCCGCATTACCTGGGGATGCTCAAGGCGTTCGAGGCCGAGCAGCGCGGACTGGGTTTGCGCGACCAGGGTATCATCCAGTTCTTCGATACCTACGTTCACGACTCCCTGGCTGCATTCGCCATGGACGCGACCCTGCCTTCGGATCCTCGCGTCATCTACATCGGCGCCGACAACAAGCTGCCGTACGCCATGAACAAGCTGCCGGGCCGGGGGCTCCTGGCCTCCGCGCTGGGCTGAAAGAGATGCGCCTTCCCGAGCGTCCCCGAGCGGTCATCACCGGAGCGGGCAGTGGCCTGGGCCGGGCGCTGTGTCTGGCATTGGCGCCGCGGCGGGCGCGCATCGTGGTGTCGGACCTGAACGAGGCGGCGGCACGGGAGACGGCACGGCAGGTGGAGCAGCACGGTGGCGAGGCCCACGTGGTGCTCTGCGATGTGACGAAGCCCGAGCAGGTGGACGCACTGGCGAGGGAAACCCAGGCGGCGTTCGGCGGGGTGGACCTGGTGGTGAACAACGCCGGCATACTGAGCGCGGGCGAGGTGGGGACGCTGCCGCTGGCGGACTGGAAGCGCGTGCTGGACGTGAACCTGTGGGGCGTCATCCACGGGTGCCACTCCTTCGTGCCGCTGCTGCGCGCGCAGGGGACGGGGCACATCCTGAACATCGCCTCGGCGGCGGGACTGCTCTCCTCGCCCTACCTGGCGGCGTACAACGTGTCGAAGGCCGGGGTGGTGGCGCTCTCGGAGACACTGCTGGCCGAGGTGAAATCCGTGGGCCTCGGGGTGACGGTGGCCTGCCCGACGTTCTTCCGGACGAACATCGCCGCCTCGGCCCAGATTTCCGAGGCCGGGGACGGCCAGCGGCTGAAGGCCCTGGCCTCCATGATGGTGGACAAGGCCTCGGTGTCGGCGGAGCAGGTGGCGCACGCGTGTCTTCGCGCCGTCGAGCAGGACCGGCTCTACGTGTTGCCGATGGCGGATGGCCGGTGGGCCTGGCGGCTGAAGCGCCTCTCTCCCGGGCTGTTCGCGCGAGGGACACTCCGGCTGCGCGAGCTCATCCTCGCGCGACTGGAGAAGGAGCCGTGAGGCCCCGGCTCACTCGTCCCCGTCGCTCCCCTCGGGCTCCGCGCCCTCCGAGGGCTCCGAGTCTCCAATGGGCATCTGGAGGGCCCGCGCCTTCTTCGCGCGCTTGCGGCTGAGCTCGACGCCCACGGCCTCGAGTCCCAGCCAGTTGGCCACGGCGAGCACGGAGCCATGGCCGCAGAAGGGGTCCACGATGGTGCGCGTGGGCGTGTTCTCCAGCACGTACCGGCAGGCGACGAGGCACGCCTGCACGCCCATGCCTCGGGTCCAGGTGACTTCGCCGGCCTGGGGGAGCACATCGGCGGTGGACTTCGAGAGGTCCGCGCGGAGTCCTCGCGAGAAGCACAGCATGTGCGAGTACGCCGGCCGCCCGAAGGTGGTGCTGCCGGGCGGGGTGCGGCAGACGACCTTGTGCCAGAGCAGCGAGTGCCCCAGTTGCTCGGCGGCCTTCTGCACGAGGTATCCCTTGTCGACCCAGGTCCCGTCCTTCTTGATGTCGGTCTGGTAGAAGATGGTGACGCCGTCGTCGGGGCAGCGCGAGAGCACGAGCGACGCGGTGCGGACGAACCACTCCTTCCACTCGGCGAGCGACAGGGAAGGGAACTCGGACACATCGGGCATCGAGGTGATGAGCGAGCACCCGGCGAGCACACCCTGGGCCTCCAACCACGCCAGGGCATCCGCGCAGTGAACCGTCCTCTTTCCTTGTGAAGGTGCCTGCTCCACGTGGTGGCTCCCGGAGCTCAGCGGCGCTTGATGTTGAAGGGGCCGAAGCCCTGGTCGGCGGGCATGACCTCGACGACGTTGATGTTCACGCGGGCGGGGCGGGTGACGGTCCAGAGCACGATGTCGGCGATGTCTCCCGGGGTGAGGGCCTCCATGCCCTCGTAGGTCTTGCTGGCGCGCTGGGCATCGCCCTTGAAGCGCACGAGCGAGAAGTCGGTCTCGACCATGCCGGGTTGGATGTCGGTGACGCGCACGCGGGTGCCGACGAGGTCGGCCTTCATGTTCTGGGAGAACTGGTGCACGAAGGCCTTGGTGGCGCCGTAGACGTTGCCACCGGGGTAGGGGTAGCTGGCGGCCACCGAGCCGAGGTTCACCACGTGCCCGCGGTTGCGCTTCACCATGCCAGGCAGCAGGGCACGCGTCACGTAGACGAGGCCCTTGCAGTTGGTGTCGATCATCGTCTCCCAGTCGTCGAGCGACGCCTCGTGGGCGGGCTCGAGGCCGAGGCCGAGGCCGGCGTTGTTGACGAGGACGTCCACGTCGGAGAACCCGGCGGGCAGCGAGGAGAGCGAGGTCTCGACCTCGCGGCGCGAGCGGACGTCGAGGACGAGGGGGTGGGCGGGGTTGGGGAGCTTCGCCGCGAGGGCCTCGAGCCGGTCGCCGCGGCGGCCCGCGAGCACGAGCCGTGCGCCCGCTTGAGAGAGGGCGAGCGCGCAGGCCTCGCCGATTCCCGCGCTGGCGCCGGTGACGAGGGCCGTCCATCCTTGAAGGGTTTGCATGGGGCGCGGATTCTAATGAGCCTCCTGAGGAGTGCACGCCTTCGCTCGCTGATAGGATGGGCTCCCATGACGCCGCCTCGTGGGCTCAATGCGCTGCACTTGCACCAGGGCCACCCGGACTTCCTGGACCTGCCGTGGCACCTGCCCCTGGAGGAGTGGCGCCCGGAGCTGTGCTCCCGCCTCGTCGAGGTCCCCCGAGGCCTCTCCCGGCACACGGTCGTCTTCGTCAGCTACGGCGCGCACATCTACGCGCTCAAGGAACTGCCCGTGTCCGTGGGGCAGCGCGAATACGACGTGCTGCGCGGGCTCGAGGAGCGCCACCTGCCGGCGGTGACGGTGGTGGGACTCGCCCGGGTGCGCGCCCTGGGCGAGCCCGGTGACGAAGTCGCCGTCCTCCTCACGCAATACCTGCCCTCGTCGCTGCCCTACCGCGTGCTCTTCATGAACAAGGGCCTGGCGCGCTACCGCGAGCGCCTGCTGGACTCCATGGCCAGCCTGCTCGTGCGGCTGCACCTCGGCGGCTTCTTCTGGGGCGACTGCTCCCTCTCCAACGTCCTCTTCCGCCGCGACGCGGGCGAGCTCCAGGCCTACGCGGTGGACGCGGAGACCTCGGAGCTGCATCCCAAGCTCTCCGACGGCCAGCGCGAGCTGGATCTGCTCATCATGGAGGAGAACATCACCGGCGGGCTCGCGGACCTGGCGGCCATGGTGGAGCTGCCCGCGACGCTCGACGTCTATGAGACGGCTCCGAGCATCCGCCAGCGCTACGAGCGGCTGTGGGCGGAGATCAACAAGGAGCTCACCATCACCCCGGGCGAGAGCTACCGCATCCACGAGCGGATTCGCGCGCTCAACGAGCTGGGCTTCTCGGTGGGCGAGGTGGACCTGGTGGCCAGCGGCGATGGCAGTCAGCTGCGGATGCGGACCATCGTGACGGACCGCGAGTACCACCGCCACCAGCTCCACAACCTGACGGGGCTGGTGGCCGAGGAGCGGCAGGCGGCGCTGCTGCTCAACGAGGTGCGCGAGCTGAAGGCCACGCTCACCCGCGAGGTGAACCGGAGCGTGCCCCTGAGCGTGGCGGCGTTCCGCTGGTTGGACGAGCGCTTCCGGCCCACGTTGAGCAAGTTGGAGCGGGAGCTCGGGCCGGCGGCGGACGAGGCCGAGCTCTACTGCCAGGTGCTGGAGCACAAGTGGTTCCTGTCCGAGCAGGCGAAGCGGGACGTGGGCCTGGAGGTGGCGGTGAAGGGGTACGTGGCGCTGCGCCGCGAGCAGCCCGCCCTGGCGCTCCTGCGCTCCGCGAGTGCTCCGTTGCCCGGGGTGGAGGCCCGCGCCGAGCCGCCCCCGGCCGCCACTCCGGAGGCGCCCCCGGCCCCTGTGGCACGGGGCTGAGCTCGCCGCGCTCCCCTCGGGAATCCGAGTGGGGTTCGCGGAAAACCCAGACAGCTGCCGCCGGACGCCCCGCCATTTCGCGGGGTTGTGGATGGTCCGGGGCCTGCAAGGTGGCGCGGCATGCGCCCTTCCTTCTCGCTGCTTCGTCGACTGAGCCGTCTCTCCATCGGGGGGGCGGTGCTGGGACTCCTCGTGAGCTGTGGTGCCGCCGATCCCGAGAGCTTCGAGCGCTTGAAGTGGGAGTACGGTGGCGGGCCCTGCACGGAGGAGATGGACTGCAGCGGCTGGGATGAGGTGCTGGCGGATGGCACCTTCCGCGTGGACCGGTTCGGCGATCCGGGCGGGGCGGTGCGCGAGACCGTCCTGCCCGCGGAGGAACTGCGGCGGGTCCGCGAGGCCGCCACCCGGGCCGAGTTGCTCGGGGTGCTGTGGCGCGGGGAGGCTCCCTGCGGCAGGGTCACCGACTCGAGCAGCGTCCTCACGCTGGAGCTGGAGGGCCCGAGCTTCCGCGCGCAGCTCGCCGGGTGTGATGAGCCGGGGGTGGACGAGCTGCGCACGCTGCTCAAGCGCCTGCGCGACACCTACGCGCCTTGAGGCCTGGAAACACAGCGGGGCGCGGCCCCCGAAGGCACCGCGCCCCGCGCAACCACCTCGTCAGCGGACTACTTGGCGATCAGCAGCAGCAGGCCACGGCCGCACACGCCGTAGCTGTAGCCCTCGCCGCCGATGAAGGCCTCGGAGCCGGGGCTGGCCACCTGGCCGGAGCCCTCGGCCCAGGGGCAGGTGTCCGTCACGCGGTACCAGCTCTTGCCCGTGCCCGGCCACGGCAGCGAGAAGTTCACCGCGCCGCTCCACCCGTTGTACGCCACGTAGATGGCGCTCGCCGAGTCACCCAGCTCGCTGCCGTCGATGCGGAAGGCCAGCGAGTGGTTGCCACCGTTGCCCATGTACGTGGAGTCCGCCACGGCGCCGCTCGGCTGGAACCAGCGCATCTGCTCCATCACGTTGCCGTTGTTGTCCACGCTGCTGAAGAAGTTGGCCGGACGCAGCGCCGGGTGTGCCTTGCGGAAGGCAATCAGCCGCTGGGTGAACGTCTTGAAGTTCGCCTGGTCCGTGTTCAGCGTGTAGTTGAGCCAGTTGGCGTTCGAGTCCAGGTTGTACACGTTGTTGTTGCAGTACTGCGTGCGCAGGAACTCGTCACCGCCCGTAATCATCGGCGTGCCGGCGCTCAGCATCAGGAAGGCCAGGCCATTGCGCGCCGCCTTGCGCTGGTCCGCGAGCACTCCACCCTGGTCCCAGCTGTGGTTGTTGTCCTCGCCACCGTCGGACGGGCCGTAGGGCCACGCCTGCAGGTTGTTCTTGCTGTTGCAGGCATAGAGGTCCTTCAACGTCATGCCGTCGTGGGCGACCATGAAGTTGATGGAGTTGTACGGCTTGCGGCCGTCATCCCCGTACAGGTCCGAGGAGCCCGCGAAGCGCGAGGCCAGCTGCCCCGGCGTCACCGTCTCCAGGCCCATCTGGTTCTGGTCCTTGCGGAAGGTGTCGCGGTAGATGCCGTTCCACTCGGCCCAGCCGCTGGGGAAGTTGCCCACCTGGTAGCTGTTGCCGCCAATGGCCCACGGCTCGGCGATGAGGTCCGCGCCGGTGCCGCCCGTGGCCGGACGCGGGGCCAGGTCCCGCCAGATGCGGTTGAGCGCCGTGCCGGTGTTCGTCTTGTCGTAGTTGAAGCACCCGTGCTGGCACGTGTTGCCCAGCACCGAGGCCAGGTCGAAGCGGAACCCGTCCACGCCCAGCTCGTCCTTCCAGTACTTGAGCGAGTCGACGATGAGGTTCTGCGTCACCGGGTTGAAGGTGTTGAAGTTGCCGCCCACGCCCGTGTTGTCCCAGCTGTTCTGGAAGTCGCTGGTGAGGCTGTAGTACGTGGGGTTGTCCAGGCCACGGAAGGTGAAGACGTTGTACGTCGTCTTGTCCGTGGAGCTCCACGCGCCGCCCTCGCCGGTGTGGTTGTACACCACGTCGATGAAGACCTTGATGCCCTGGTCGTGGAAGGCCTTCACCATGGCCTTGAACTCGCGCGTGGGGCCGCCCGCCGTCTTGTCGCAGGAGTAACGGCGATCCGGCGAGAAGAAGTTGAGGGTCATGTACCCCCAGTAGTTGTCGTCCGTGGTGGTGGTGGCGTTGACGTCGTTGTCGTCGTTGTCCGTCTCCTGCAGCGGGAGGAACTCGACGGCGGTGACGCCGAGGGCCGCCAGCGACGCGGCCTTCTGCGCGGCGCCCGCGTAGGTGCCGCGGCACGAGGTGATGCTCGAGTCGCCCTGGGTGAGGCCGCGCACGTGCACCTCGTAGATGACGTCATCCTTCAGGGCGCGCGTGGGCTTGGTGCCGTAGCTGGTGGTGTCCGGCGCCAGCACGACGCCCTTGGGGGCCCGGGCGCCGCTGTCCTTGAGCCGGTGCGTGGCGCCCGAGGCGTACAGGGTGCCGTCGGTGTTGCTGGGGTTGGTCGGATCGTGGCTGATCTCCAGCGCGTACGGGTCCACCAGC
The sequence above is drawn from the Archangium gephyra genome and encodes:
- a CDS encoding tetratricopeptide repeat protein, with the protein product MAWPRLLRRFARPPVDIAILTVIPPELYAVRQALGLSEVAAARETDETGTISYRGPVHSTLAGRDHEVLLTCIGRAGNNNSAAAVQEVISRYAPRAVLLVGIAAGIRGKVRIGEVVLSERVVAYESAALVRTPEGGSRTEPRPEIRTTSHGMHQNVVHYRPEAQRLDTRFQARGWSVPRPSEGREKLFSEHVASRMTVKAATIASGEKLLRDPGKLLEIRSLDGRTEVGEMEAAGLMAACERNGIPWLVIRGISDFGDELKDDHFHEYASRTAAIVLADFLEQGLELPRPPRKAPVAAGLAVLALAAGAGVLAWSPWSGAEGLCGEDLGPSPFKNPGATHLLVAGFQGSSPQQPDFSRTVSEQVAQALERFQEEELRNPKEVDLEVPEGSLELHRLSCTLDTHERAERVAQALGANVILWGKAFNGPASTPYTVQPRATLYSAERSFRRSSKRALELPSLGHLDLPALRATEPFQLIQFALGLHFHEQEQYALAARFFEKSAEHVLEQERNVESLELVLARAYLYLPDLERSLRYSRQALARVRGSGSPQEVTSLSLIGNALMEQGDLAGALEHQWQALALMRRRLGENHPALVTYLSSVGHVLMAQGDYTAARTAFQQGLELVEKTYGPEHLEAIRPLNNLGTALSAQGELEAALAYHRRALAIADKAPGGGNPNTRGVILNNLGHVLDEQGQYPEAQAHFQQALLLAERALGRAHPDVAIALNNLGLMHYRQGHREEALAHYERAISISEKALGPENPQVPYLLANLAGLLVDQGERARGLALQQRALALHEKFRGRNHPDLLFVLNNIGTVLAQGGDGVGAAGYLRRALAIAEQSLGEDHSNTRKVRSNLALALAGLSGWRGGQATGGAIVTRCLGISCREFVIGDWIIAVGGKPLRDHKHLFEMLSGISQDVRITVRREGKTLHLPLVPEGCGKLHWLDAASFAQIDEP
- a CDS encoding cytochrome c oxidase assembly factor Coa1 family protein, with translation MAAHEESGTPGWMKWGLVALVGVPLLCGGSGLLAFLYMRSESPYEDAVARATRNARVNKALGAPVSANFFFSGKMQSKGYDGVAIMEIGLSGSTQDGTLHVKGVRTSGVWGFSTLKVVARDGTEINVAGGF
- a CDS encoding DUF3304 domain-containing protein; this translates as MARYCVLLGALSGLAGCKKPKTGENPGGQTGQAAETTPPSLEPISLEINGFNYTDLYIDNFSVNGNSGGNLYVSSPTSGGGGARVARAGFGT
- a CDS encoding T6SS phospholipase effector Tle1-like catalytic domain-containing protein, which encodes MPTPTDQKMQVLSSLGKSASLSDVRTDLTTPVPAPRSTVTQAPPTPEGLHVSFFFDGTGNNLEADFATGEHSNVARLYRLHHENDSRGVIRYYIPGIGTYFKDIGDPGDELRGNVAGGKGEARLQWAMKRLDECISRSNGRKLHLALFGFSRGAALARAFAVRIAQRCLRTNDDSWLISLGQRAYPIRLYFMGLFDTVASVGMPLSMNNVLSVVAGLGMSRFEMMDRSHSDLIHLAFGNGPGADPAPGWIDGHMAWANELRIPDMVEDCLHMVAAHEVRNSFPVDSLLQGLRYAPNCREMLYPGVHSNVGGGYRPGEGARSRTNGALLSMIPLRTMRHEALRAGVPLRTDSSNNAEFAEDSGSKDAFELLCQRFSGYMSAVASGRQPLGSLVLSHMELYYQWRFHRIARDKKDRKAGRPTKDEALLREFQGVWKKEKAILAKQTEERRRKFAVDVAHVSRLKMSHGAANKQTAIQNAMADQALSGDMYFSMKARLDTMPSSDGSFLDTLELYDDQLMADVQAIQNWAKRYGRQKLRPHYLGMLKAFEAEQRGLGLRDQGIIQFFDTYVHDSLAAFAMDATLPSDPRVIYIGADNKLPYAMNKLPGRGLLASALG
- a CDS encoding SDR family NAD(P)-dependent oxidoreductase, whose amino-acid sequence is MRLPERPRAVITGAGSGLGRALCLALAPRRARIVVSDLNEAAARETARQVEQHGGEAHVVLCDVTKPEQVDALARETQAAFGGVDLVVNNAGILSAGEVGTLPLADWKRVLDVNLWGVIHGCHSFVPLLRAQGTGHILNIASAAGLLSSPYLAAYNVSKAGVVALSETLLAEVKSVGLGVTVACPTFFRTNIAASAQISEAGDGQRLKALASMMVDKASVSAEQVAHACLRAVEQDRLYVLPMADGRWAWRLKRLSPGLFARGTLRLRELILARLEKEP
- a CDS encoding SAM-dependent methyltransferase, with amino-acid sequence MEQAPSQGKRTVHCADALAWLEAQGVLAGCSLITSMPDVSEFPSLSLAEWKEWFVRTASLVLSRCPDDGVTIFYQTDIKKDGTWVDKGYLVQKAAEQLGHSLLWHKVVCRTPPGSTTFGRPAYSHMLCFSRGLRADLSKSTADVLPQAGEVTWTRGMGVQACLVACRYVLENTPTRTIVDPFCGHGSVLAVANWLGLEAVGVELSRKRAKKARALQMPIGDSEPSEGAEPEGSDGDE
- a CDS encoding SDR family oxidoreductase; translated protein: MQTLQGWTALVTGASAGIGEACALALSQAGARLVLAGRRGDRLEALAAKLPNPAHPLVLDVRSRREVETSLSSLPAGFSDVDVLVNNAGLGLGLEPAHEASLDDWETMIDTNCKGLVYVTRALLPGMVKRNRGHVVNLGSVAASYPYPGGNVYGATKAFVHQFSQNMKADLVGTRVRVTDIQPGMVETDFSLVRFKGDAQRASKTYEGMEALTPGDIADIVLWTVTRPARVNINVVEVMPADQGFGPFNIKRR
- a CDS encoding DUF4032 domain-containing protein; protein product: MTPPRGLNALHLHQGHPDFLDLPWHLPLEEWRPELCSRLVEVPRGLSRHTVVFVSYGAHIYALKELPVSVGQREYDVLRGLEERHLPAVTVVGLARVRALGEPGDEVAVLLTQYLPSSLPYRVLFMNKGLARYRERLLDSMASLLVRLHLGGFFWGDCSLSNVLFRRDAGELQAYAVDAETSELHPKLSDGQRELDLLIMEENITGGLADLAAMVELPATLDVYETAPSIRQRYERLWAEINKELTITPGESYRIHERIRALNELGFSVGEVDLVASGDGSQLRMRTIVTDREYHRHQLHNLTGLVAEERQAALLLNEVRELKATLTREVNRSVPLSVAAFRWLDERFRPTLSKLERELGPAADEAELYCQVLEHKWFLSEQAKRDVGLEVAVKGYVALRREQPALALLRSASAPLPGVEARAEPPPAATPEAPPAPVARG
- a CDS encoding isoamylase, giving the protein MKVSTGKFRPWRAALLTAGLVATPLLSCGPAAEADVLSVEGTPEAVGDTRQAAISWTLGAQYDATKSNITFNVYSSRATRIEVYIYKTPNGAQEVAKYVLTKNTTTNVWSTTVSVATLQNTYGITGPVYYGYRAWGPNWTYSSTWTKGSSVGFVTDVDAQGNRFNPNKLLVDPYALEISHDPTNPSNTDGTLYASGATHRLKDSGARAPKGVVLAPDTTSYGTKPTRALKDDVIYEVHVRGLTQGDSSITSCRGTYAGAAQKAASLAALGVTAVEFLPLQETDNDDNDVNATTTTDDNYWGYMTLNFFSPDRRYSCDKTAGGPTREFKAMVKAFHDQGIKVFIDVVYNHTGEGGAWSSTDKTTYNVFTFRGLDNPTYYSLTSDFQNSWDNTGVGGNFNTFNPVTQNLIVDSLKYWKDELGVDGFRFDLASVLGNTCQHGCFNYDKTNTGTALNRIWRDLAPRPATGGTGADLIAEPWAIGGNSYQVGNFPSGWAEWNGIYRDTFRKDQNQMGLETVTPGQLASRFAGSSDLYGDDGRKPYNSINFMVAHDGMTLKDLYACNSKNNLQAWPYGPSDGGEDNNHSWDQGGVLADQRKAARNGLAFLMLSAGTPMITGGDEFLRTQYCNNNVYNLDSNANWLNYTLNTDQANFKTFTQRLIAFRKAHPALRPANFFSSVDNNGNVMEQMRWFQPSGAVADSTYMGNGGNHSLAFRIDGSELGDSASAIYVAYNGWSGAVNFSLPWPGTGKSWYRVTDTCPWAEGSGQVASPGSEAFIGGEGYSYGVCGRGLLLLIAK